One segment of Nostoc flagelliforme CCNUN1 DNA contains the following:
- a CDS encoding helix-turn-helix domain-containing protein translates to MKSYSVDLREKIVAAHLQKNISIRKVANIFSVSKSLVQKLVKQQKLEGNLQPKPRGKPQFSHLTNADTELRELVESHPDATLIELCELFADKTGNWVGQSAMCRALQKLGLNRKKKRSGVPKQEQRES, encoded by the coding sequence ATGAAATCCTACTCTGTCGATCTTCGAGAAAAAATAGTTGCAGCACATCTTCAAAAAAATATTTCAATCAGGAAAGTAGCCAACATATTTTCCGTGTCAAAGAGTTTAGTACAAAAGCTGGTAAAACAACAAAAACTTGAAGGAAATTTACAACCCAAGCCGCGAGGAAAGCCACAATTTAGTCATTTAACAAATGCTGACACAGAGTTGAGAGAATTAGTTGAATCACATCCAGATGCAACATTGATAGAGTTGTGTGAATTATTTGCAGACAAGACTGGCAATTGGGTAGGTCAAAGTGCAATGTGTCGTGCGTTACAGAAATTAGGATTAAATCGGAAAAAAAAACGAAGCGGAGTACCCAAGCAGGAACAGAGAGAGTCCTGA